A stretch of Sulfurimonas autotrophica DSM 16294 DNA encodes these proteins:
- a CDS encoding ABC transporter substrate-binding protein, whose protein sequence is MLNLNIGDILIRLLFILISIFFIFSACSSKPQKQIIISTNQWIGYAPLFYAFEKGELNKLNIKIITSVSLAEAADLYNIGKANMVTTTQHEYNVLKNTTHDIKAVILMDRSNGGDMILSNKSLDELKKSKKIDAYLEVDSINQEILLDFLKKNAISEDKINFINKDQRQIQDVKNDKTQDILIVTYSPYNIALEKKSFKEVASTKNINSIIVIDALCATNEIIKSDKKRLIQLKKIIDNAIKTIENDPEASYKVISKYLSGLSYKDYIDSLSLIKWINKPSKELLEYIQKYGYNKDDIIQ, encoded by the coding sequence ATGTTAAATTTAAATATTGGAGATATTTTGATAAGATTACTGTTCATACTCATATCTATATTTTTCATCTTCAGTGCCTGCTCTTCAAAGCCGCAAAAGCAAATAATCATATCTACAAACCAGTGGATCGGGTATGCTCCTTTGTTTTATGCGTTTGAAAAAGGAGAGCTTAATAAGTTAAACATTAAAATAATTACTAGCGTCTCACTTGCAGAAGCAGCCGATTTGTACAATATTGGCAAGGCTAACATGGTAACTACTACTCAGCATGAATATAATGTTTTAAAAAATACCACCCATGACATTAAAGCAGTTATTTTAATGGATCGTTCAAACGGCGGAGATATGATTTTATCAAACAAATCTCTCGATGAACTGAAAAAAAGTAAAAAAATAGATGCATATCTTGAAGTCGATTCTATCAATCAGGAAATTTTACTTGATTTTCTCAAAAAAAATGCTATCAGTGAAGATAAAATAAATTTTATAAACAAAGACCAGCGACAAATTCAAGATGTTAAAAATGATAAAACTCAAGATATACTCATTGTTACCTACAGCCCTTATAACATTGCTTTAGAAAAAAAGAGCTTTAAAGAAGTTGCATCGACAAAAAATATCAACAGTATTATCGTCATAGATGCTCTGTGTGCAACAAATGAGATTATAAAAAGTGACAAGAAAAGACTTATTCAACTCAAAAAAATTATAGACAATGCAATAAAAACAATTGAGAATGACCCTGAAGCATCTTATAAAGTTATTTCAAAATACTTGTCAGGCTTAAGTTACAAAGACTATATTGACTCTCTTAGTTTGATAAAATGGATTAACAAACCATCAAAAGAGTTGTTAGAGTATATACAAAAATACGGTTATAACAAGGATGATATTATTCAATGA
- a CDS encoding putative bifunctional diguanylate cyclase/phosphodiesterase — translation MNSISIKSFIISTMFVAFLLEAYIFYNFFENSKASISKLLQTSIQTDILNLKHYMEKNLKLKDINEIASHIDNIIIINPTIKDIHILNNNKNLIYHPKLRYNGHTHQAQKCLPISAITAANIFKQQCYSFSIKTFHKLRTKYYYANVYIDETYINGLITKQIEKTLITFLITALIFSIFLWILFRAYIIIPLEKLHQYAYYSENPPRNFFIKEIESIRFSLSMTFKRLKQEQEELYNLSTKDPLSGLYNRLSLVEKLNWLISKGKRDKNEFAMIFLDLDNFKNINDSKGHEFGDKILKYISDILLNATRNNDIVSRLGGDEFVVVLPDYKDENKIVEIAQRLKEKLSTPFKIDNEDYQITASMGIAIYPKDGDNVQTLLKNADIAMYKSKELGKNNFQFFTDAINKAVQEKISMQRIIKDALSQNHFKLFYQPKVDIKTNKIVGCEALIRLIDPIEGLIPPYQFISIAEENLSIIPLGEWIIQEAASQIKKWEHTPLRNIKVSINLSGVQFKDPYLLQKLQTYTQEIDRSKFDIELTESVLIDNFNKRLDIIKGIKELGISLSLDDFGTGYSSLSYLKDIPFDTLKIDKSFIDNLYTKDDLTFVNMIIGIAEDLALNVVAEGVETEEQLKLLKEINCELYQGYLCSKPVVPKEFEELFILN, via the coding sequence ATGAACTCCATTTCTATAAAAAGTTTTATTATTTCTACTATGTTTGTTGCTTTTTTACTTGAAGCTTATATTTTTTATAATTTTTTTGAAAATTCTAAAGCAAGTATCAGTAAACTCCTTCAAACCAGTATACAAACTGATATACTAAATCTCAAACACTATATGGAAAAAAATTTAAAACTAAAAGACATAAATGAAATTGCCTCACATATCGATAATATCATTATTATTAACCCTACAATCAAAGATATACATATACTAAATAACAATAAAAATCTTATTTACCACCCTAAACTCAGATATAATGGGCATACACATCAAGCACAAAAATGTCTTCCAATATCTGCCATCACGGCTGCAAATATCTTTAAACAACAATGCTACTCCTTTTCTATAAAAACTTTTCATAAACTGCGAACAAAATACTATTATGCAAATGTATATATAGATGAAACTTATATAAACGGACTCATCACAAAACAGATTGAAAAAACACTCATTACATTTCTCATAACTGCTTTAATTTTTTCAATATTTTTATGGATACTATTTAGAGCATACATTATAATCCCTCTTGAAAAATTGCATCAGTATGCCTACTACAGTGAAAATCCTCCGCGAAACTTTTTTATAAAAGAGATTGAAAGCATTCGCTTTTCACTTAGCATGACATTTAAAAGATTAAAGCAGGAACAGGAAGAACTTTATAATTTATCTACAAAAGATCCTTTAAGCGGACTTTATAACAGGCTTAGTCTTGTAGAAAAACTCAACTGGCTGATTTCAAAAGGAAAAAGAGATAAAAATGAATTTGCCATGATTTTTCTGGATTTAGATAATTTTAAAAATATAAATGATTCAAAAGGGCATGAATTCGGCGACAAAATTTTAAAGTATATTTCCGATATTCTCTTAAATGCGACAAGAAACAATGACATTGTATCCCGCTTGGGCGGTGATGAATTTGTTGTAGTTTTACCTGATTATAAAGATGAAAATAAAATTGTAGAAATTGCCCAGAGACTCAAAGAAAAACTCTCAACACCTTTTAAAATTGATAATGAAGATTATCAAATAACTGCGAGTATGGGTATTGCGATTTATCCTAAAGATGGAGATAATGTACAAACACTGCTCAAAAATGCAGATATTGCAATGTACAAATCAAAAGAACTTGGAAAAAATAACTTTCAGTTTTTTACGGATGCCATCAATAAAGCAGTTCAAGAAAAAATCAGCATGCAAAGAATCATTAAAGATGCTTTGAGTCAAAATCATTTTAAACTTTTTTACCAGCCTAAAGTAGATATAAAAACAAATAAAATAGTCGGATGCGAAGCGCTTATACGACTCATTGACCCAATAGAGGGGTTGATTCCTCCGTATCAATTTATTAGTATCGCGGAAGAAAACCTGAGTATTATTCCTCTTGGAGAATGGATCATACAAGAAGCAGCATCTCAGATAAAAAAATGGGAACACACGCCGCTAAGAAACATAAAAGTCTCCATCAATCTTTCAGGTGTGCAATTTAAAGACCCATACCTTTTGCAAAAATTACAAACTTATACGCAAGAGATTGACAGAAGCAAATTTGATATAGAATTAACCGAATCTGTACTTATTGACAATTTCAACAAAAGGCTGGATATTATCAAAGGCATAAAAGAGTTGGGTATTTCACTCTCTTTGGATGATTTCGGTACGGGGTATTCCTCTTTGTCGTACCTCAAAGATATTCCTTTTGATACACTCAAAATCGACAAATCATTTATAGATAATCTTTATACGAAAGATGATTTAACATTTGTAAATATGATTATAGGCATTGCAGAAGATTTAGCACTTAATGTAGTTGCTGAAGGTGTTGAAACAGAGGAGCAGCTCAAACTCCTTAAAGAAATAAACTGTGAGTTATATCAAGGATATCTTTGTTCCAAACCAGTTGTGCCAAAAGAGTTTGAGGAGTTATTTATCTTAAATTGA
- a CDS encoding DJ-1 family glyoxalase III, whose amino-acid sequence MSKVLVPLANGFEEIEAVSIIDVLRRAEIKVLVASLGENMLIKGVNGITVQTDYDIRNINSDMIDMMVLPGGWGGTHALADDENVQRLLREMDAKGKNIGAICAAPFALNKAGVLKEKYTCYPSVEEQIRQEGYMGDTAMVVEDENVMTSRGPGTAICFGLAIARKLKGEDTYKALKEGLLATYCK is encoded by the coding sequence ATGAGTAAAGTTTTGGTACCGTTGGCAAACGGATTTGAAGAGATAGAAGCAGTGAGCATTATAGATGTTTTAAGACGTGCAGAAATTAAAGTGCTTGTTGCATCACTGGGTGAAAATATGCTTATAAAGGGTGTAAACGGTATTACAGTTCAAACTGATTATGACATAAGAAATATTAACTCTGATATGATAGACATGATGGTGCTTCCAGGTGGATGGGGCGGAACGCATGCTCTTGCAGACGATGAGAATGTACAAAGACTCCTGCGTGAAATGGATGCAAAAGGCAAAAATATCGGTGCAATTTGTGCTGCACCGTTTGCTCTAAACAAAGCAGGTGTGTTAAAAGAAAAATACACATGCTACCCATCTGTAGAAGAGCAGATACGCCAAGAGGGTTATATGGGCGATACAGCGATGGTAGTAGAAGATGAAAATGTGATGACTTCACGCGGACCGGGTACTGCAATATGTTTTGGTTTGGCAATCGCGAGAAAATTAAAAGGTGAAGATACATATAAGGCACTAAAAGAGGGTCTT